The DNA segment CCCTACAGCGCCAGCAAGGGGGCGGCGGAGTTCGTCATATCCAGCTACCGGCACTCCTTCTTCAAGGACGGCCCTAAAGTGGCCTCGGTCCGCGCCGGCAACGTCATCGGCGGCGGGGACTGGGCCGAAAAGCGCATAGTCCCGGACATCGTGGGTTGTCTGACGAGAGGAGAACCGCTGGTCCTCAGGAACCCTGATTCCGTACGGCCGTGGCAGCATGTTCTGGACCCGCTCCAAGGCTACCTCACCCTGGCGAACAGGATGCTAGAAGGGGACGACAGCACGCCGGACGCCTGGAACTTCGGTCCCGACGGGGACCGGATGCCTACGGTACGGCAGGTGGCAGAGATGATGATGGCCGCCTGGGGGAAGACCGTTCCCATCGAAGTGGTCCCGAACGAGAACTACCACGAGAGCAAGATGCTCCGCCTGGACTGTTCCAAGGCCAAATCCTCTTTGGGCTGGCATCCCCGATTGGGCCTAGACAAGGCGATCGGGTTCACCGTGGATTGGTACAAGGCCTGGTCTGAAGGGAAGAATGTGTTCGACATTACGAACAGGCAGATCGAGGCCTTTTGGGAGCTCTCTTGATGAACAAGGAAATAAAAAAGTTGGAGAGGAACCAGAAGCTCGACCGCACCGAGAAGGCGGAGAAGATTCGCCAAGATATCCTATCTTTAGGCAGGGAATACTGTGAGGAAGTGCACCGCAAGGGAGCGTTCCGTCCCGGCCTGGACCCCGTACCCGTTTCCGGAAAGCTCTTCGACGAGACGGACATGAGCATGCTTTTATCATCCTCTCTGGACTTCTGGCTGACCGCCGACCGTTTCAATTCCGCGTTCGAAAAAGGGTTAAAGTCATTCGTGGGCGTGAAGCACCTGGCCACCGTCAACTCCGGCTCTTCCGCTAACCTCATTGCCGTTTCGGCATTGGCATCGCCCTCGCTCGGAGACGAGGCGCTGAGACCAGGGGACGAGGTCATCACCCTGGCCGCCGGCTTCCCCACCACCGTCGCACCGATCTTGCAGAACGGGCTGGTGCCGGTCTTCGTGGACGTGTCGCTACCGTCGTACAATGTGGACGTCGACGCTCTGGAGAAGGCTTTATCGCCCAAGACCAGGGGCATCATTTTGGCGCATACTCTGGGGAACCCTTTCGACATCGAGGTGGTGACCAGGTTCGCCCAGGAGAACGATCTGTGGCTGATCGAGGATTGCTGCGACGCCCTCGGTTCGAAGTTCGACGGAAAAAGGGTGGGGACGTTCGGGGACATATCCACCTTCAGCTTCTACCCGGCGCACCACATCACCACCGGGGAGGGAGGCGCAGTGGCCACTAATTCCGATGAATTGGCCAAAATTATGATATCCCTGCGAGACTGGGGCCGGGACTGCACCTGCGAGCCAGGGAAGGACAACCGCTGCGGAAAGCGGTTCAACCAGCAGTTCGGCGAGCTGCCGTTCGGTTACGATCACAAATACGTCTACAGCCGCATGGGATACAATCTGAAGATGACCGATATGCAGGCAGCGATAGGCGTGGCGCAGCTCGACCACCTGGACGGATTCATATCAACCCGGGAGAAGAACTTCCGTCTGATGTACGACCTCCTTCAGGACGTGCGCCAGATAACCCTCCCGGAATGGGATTCCCGTTCGGAACCGTCCTGGTTCGGTATGCCCTTATTGGTAAGGGACGGTAAGCGCCGTGACATACAAGTGCACCTGGACGAGAATAAGGTCGGTACCAGGCTATTGTTCGGAGGCAACTTGCTCAAGCAGCCTTGCATGAAGGGCGTACATCGCCGGGTGGTCGGGAAGATGACCAACACCGACCGGATCATGAACGATTGCTTCTGGATCGGGGTGCACCAAGGATTGAACGAAGAGATGGTCCGCTATTCCGCGGAACAAGTCAAGGCGTTCTTCAGGATGTGATAAGGTGCCCGAAGTTCCGAATTCTCAATTGAGCTCGGTGGTGAAAGAGGACATCGGCAACATCGTGGCCAAATGCCAAAAGGAGATAGGATCGCTGAACGGATCGACCGTCCTGATCACCGGGTCCACCGGTTTTCTGGCTCGGGAGCTCACCGAATCGCTCCTTCTGTCAATTAAAAATGGTCAGAACATCAAGCTGGTGCTCATCAGCCGTGAGCCAGTAAAAGTAAAAGAGGTGTTCGGCGGCCGGCTCGCACCCGACGTCGACATCGTTCCGATGGATGAGATGGAGCACTACCCCCATCGTGTCGACTACATCATCCACGCCGCCTCCCCCTGCGACCCGCGGGTGAACAATGCCTCACCGCTCAGAACAATGACAGACATCTGCACTCTCATGCAGAAGGCCGTATCGTTAGGTCAGAAGAACCAGCTGAAAAAGTTCATTTTCATAAGCAGCGGGGCCGTCTACGGCGTGCAACCGCCCGAGCTAAAA comes from the Methanomassiliicoccales archaeon genome and includes:
- the rfbH gene encoding lipopolysaccharide biosynthesis protein RfbH — translated: MNKEIKKLERNQKLDRTEKAEKIRQDILSLGREYCEEVHRKGAFRPGLDPVPVSGKLFDETDMSMLLSSSLDFWLTADRFNSAFEKGLKSFVGVKHLATVNSGSSANLIAVSALASPSLGDEALRPGDEVITLAAGFPTTVAPILQNGLVPVFVDVSLPSYNVDVDALEKALSPKTRGIILAHTLGNPFDIEVVTRFAQENDLWLIEDCCDALGSKFDGKRVGTFGDISTFSFYPAHHITTGEGGAVATNSDELAKIMISLRDWGRDCTCEPGKDNRCGKRFNQQFGELPFGYDHKYVYSRMGYNLKMTDMQAAIGVAQLDHLDGFISTREKNFRLMYDLLQDVRQITLPEWDSRSEPSWFGMPLLVRDGKRRDIQVHLDENKVGTRLLFGGNLLKQPCMKGVHRRVVGKMTNTDRIMNDCFWIGVHQGLNEEMVRYSAEQVKAFFRM
- the rfbG gene encoding CDP-glucose 4,6-dehydratase, whose protein sequence is MNSLSNLRSKKVLVTGHTGFKGGWLTSMLLQLGAEPLGYSLEPPSAPSFFVETGLEERCKNVIGDVCELDHLKKVMKVEEPEVVFHLAAQPLVIRSYLEPIETFDVNVMGTANVLEAVRTCGSVRACICITSDKCYENLETDYGYKESDRLGGRDPYSASKGAAEFVISSYRHSFFKDGPKVASVRAGNVIGGGDWAEKRIVPDIVGCLTRGEPLVLRNPDSVRPWQHVLDPLQGYLTLANRMLEGDDSTPDAWNFGPDGDRMPTVRQVAEMMMAAWGKTVPIEVVPNENYHESKMLRLDCSKAKSSLGWHPRLGLDKAIGFTVDWYKAWSEGKNVFDITNRQIEAFWELS